The following proteins come from a genomic window of Carassius carassius chromosome 10, fCarCar2.1, whole genome shotgun sequence:
- the LOC132151888 gene encoding tumor protein p63-regulated gene 1-like protein, whose translation MSEKDEETFKSVDLEQQTEKSPEPEINPQESPSETKTEIDKPSTPPAEAKVETTPSISTHTSAVKARWTSSVEQFKLKRFFVLRPGTLSHGIDDVKSLVNPTEDGAVQSVWLMAEIDHWNNEKERLVLITENTLLICKYDFVMLNCEQIQKISLNFIDRIFHGTFCFPPHTLLKREGEGVRVFWDKLREPSFTSRWNPFSVDYPFTTFTYHPVKSANEELGRLCDIENFREQLTLAAQKAHSKNPVPGKANGVLVLNQPILIETYVGLMSVIGNQNKLGYCLARGNIGF comes from the exons ATGTCAGAGAAAGATGAAGAGACATTCAAGTCTGTGGACTTGGAGCAGCAAACTGAAAAGTCTCCAGAACCAGAAATCAATCCTCAAGAATCTCCtagtgaaacaaaaacagaaatagacAAACCTAGCACACCACCTGCTGAAGCCAAAGTGGAAACCACACCCTCGATCTCTACACATACTTCAGCAGTCAAAGCTAGATGGACATCATCTGTGGAACAGTTTAAATTGAAGAGATTTTTTGTCCTCAGG CCTGGAACATTGAGCCATGGTATTGACGATGTTAAATCTCTGGTAAATCCCACAGAAGATGGTGCTGTCCAGAGTGTCTGGCTCATGGCCGA GATTGATCATTGGAACAATGAGAAGGAGCGTTTGGTGCTCATCACAGAGAACACCCTCCTCATCTGCAAATATGATTTTGTCATGCTTAACTGTGAGCAGATTCAAAAGATATCACTCAACTTCATTGACCGCATCTTCCATGGTACCTTCTGCTTTCCGCCACATACCCTCCTGAA GAGAGAAGGTGAGGGTGTGCGGGTGTTTTGGGATAAACTCAGAGAACCGTCTTTCACTTCCCGTTGGAATCCGTTTTCTGTTGACTATCCTTTCACTACATTCACCTATCACCCTGTCAAGAGTGCCAATGAGGAGCTGGGTCGCCTGTGTGAT ATTGAAAACTTCAGGGAGCAGCTGACTTTGGCAGCGCAGAAAGCCCACAGCAAGAATCCTGTACCCGGGAAAGCCAACGGAGTTCTTGTGCTGAATCAACCTATCCTAATCGAAACATACGTGGGTCTGATGTCTGTCATTGGCAACCAAAACAAGCTGGGCTATTGCTTAGCACGAGGCAACATTGGTTTCTGA